One genomic region from Quercus robur chromosome 4, dhQueRobu3.1, whole genome shotgun sequence encodes:
- the LOC126720386 gene encoding metal tolerance protein 10-like, which translates to MEDGKRGTVEENIESRREPLLPADVSWRLNLQEFPVLPQRRDERGSFILRRFRRTTGKRCKVADYYKKQERLLEGFTEMEAMTASGFAPGNLTEDEMKQLAKSERLAIRISNLANVVLFAAKVFASIESRSLAVIASTLDSLLDLLSGFILWFTSHAMRNPNQYHYPIGKKRMQPVGIIVFASVMATLGLQILLESGRQFVNKTEPEKDPQKEKWMIGIMCFVTVVKFALMVYCRRFKNEIVRAYAQDHFFDVITNSIGLAAAVLAIRYKWWIDPTGAIIIALYTMNTWTKTVFENVFALIGRTAPPEFLAKLTYLIWNHHEDIKHIDTVRAYTFGCHYFVEVDIVLPQDMLLNKAHNIGETLQEKLEQLPEIERAFVHIDFEYTHKPEHKTTV; encoded by the exons atGGAAGATGGAAAGAGAGGCACGGTGGAGGAAAACATTGAGAGCAGAAGGGAGCCTCTTTTGCCAGCAGACGTGTCATGGAGGCTAAACCTGCAAGAGTTTCCTGTACTGCCTCAAAGAAGAGATGAACGTGGCTCCTTCATTCTGCGCCGCTTTCGTCGTACCACAG GGAAACGATGCAAGGTTGCTGATTACTACAAGAAACAAGAAAGGCTCCTTGAAGGGTTTACTGAGATGGAGGCTATGACTGCATCAGGTTTTGCTCCTGGAAATCTAACTGAG GATGAGATGAAGCAGCTTGCAAAGAGTGAGAGATTGGCTATCCGGATATCAAATTTAGCTAACGTTGTGCTCTTTGCGGCCAAGGTTTTTGCTTCTATTGAGAGCAGATCATTGGCAGTTATTGCCTCTACCTTGGATTCACTCTTAGATCTCTTGTCGGGGTTTATATTGTGGTTCACTTCTCATGCCATGCGAAACCCAAACCAGTATCATTATCCAATTGGAAAAAAAAGGATGCAGCCAGTG GGAATCATTGTTTTTGCATCAGTAATGGCAACTCTAGGATTACAAATACTGCTTGAGTCTGGTCGACAATTCGTTAATAAG ACTGAGCCTGAAAAGGATCCTCAGAAGGAGAAATGGATGATTGGAATAATGTGCTTCGTAACTGTAGTGAAGTTTGCGCTCATGGTCTATTGTCGaagatttaaaaatgaaattgttagAGCCTATGCACAAGATCATTTCTTCGATGTTATTACTAATTCAATTGGTTTGGCAGCAGCTGTCCTGGCCATTCGATATAAATGGTGGATTGACCCTACTGGAGCTATTATA ATAGCTTTATATACAATGAATACATGGACAAAGACGGTCTTTGAGAATGTATTTGCACTAATTGGAAGGACAGCACCACCTGAATTTTTGGCAAAGTTAACATATCTGATATGGAACCACCATGAAGATATCAAGCACATTGACACAGTAAGAGCATACACTTTTGGTTGTCATTATTTTGTGGAGGTTGACATAGTTTTGCCACAAGACATGCTTCTGAACAAAGCACATAATATTGGTGAGACACTGCAAGAGAAGCTGGAGCAACTCCCTGAAATTGAGAGAGCTTTTGTGCATATAGACTTTGAGTATACTCACAAGCCTGAGCACAAGACCACAGTTTGA